TGGGATCGGGCGCGGAGACGGTTCACGAGACAGTTGACGAGCTGACGGGCAAAGGCGAGAAGGTCGGTGTCCTCAAGGTCCGGCTGTATCGTCCGTTCTCGCGCACCGCGTTCCTGGCGGCGCTGCCGAAGAGCGTGCGGGCGCTGGCGGTGCTGGATCGCACCAAGGAGCCCGGGGCCCTCGGGGATCCTCTCTACCTCGATGTGATGACGGCGCTGGGAGAAGCGCGCGCCGAAGGGGCGCTCCCCTTTGCGAAGGACCCGGTCGTCGTGGCCGGGCGCTACGGCCTCTCCTCGAAGGAGTTCACCCCGGCGATGGTGAAGGCGGTCTTCGACCAGCTCTCCGAGTCCTCGCCGCGGAGGCACTTCACCATCGGCATCGTCGACGACGTGACCCACACCTCGATCCCCTGGGACGAGTCGTTCCGCATCCAGCCGAAGGACGTCGGCAGCGCGCTGTTCTACGGGCTGGGCTCCGACGGCACGGTCGGGGCTAACAAGAACTCGATCAAGATCCTCGGAGAGGAGACCGACCGCTACGTGCAGGGCTACTTCGTCTACGACTCGAAGAAGTCGGGCGCCATCACCGTCTCGCACCTGCGCTCCAGCCCGCGGCCGATCCGCTCCGCGTATCTGGTGGAGCGCGCCGGCTTCGTCGCCTGCCACCAGTTCGAGTTCGTCGACAAGATCGACATGCTGGAGCACGCCGCCGAGGGAGCCGTCTTCCTTCTCAACGCGCCGGGGGATCCGGGGCGGGTCTGGGACGCCCTGCCGCGGGAAGTGCAGGATCAGATGATTGACAAGCGCATCCGCTTCCACGTCATCGACGCTTACGCCCTGGCGAAGAGCGCCGGGATGGGCGGGCGCATCAATACGATCATGCAGACCTGCTTCTTCGCGATCTCCGGAGTGCTCCCCAAAGATGAAGCGATCGCCCAGATCAAGAAGGCGATCGAGAAGTCGTATGGCAAGCGCGGCCCCGAGGTGGTGAAGCGCAATTGCGAAGTGGTGGACCAGGCGCTGGCCCACCTGCACGAGGTTCCGGTCCCAGGAGCGGCGACGGCGTCCCGGCGCCGGCCGCCCCTGGTGTCGGAGAAGGCGCCCGATTTCGTGCAGAAGGTCACCGCGGTGATGCTGGCCGGCAAAGGGGACCTGCTGCCGGTGAGCGCCTTCCCGGTGGACGGCACCTGGCCGACCGGCACCGCCAAGTGGGAGAAGCGCAACCTGGCGCTCGAGATCCCGGTGTGGGACACCAAGGTCTGCATCCAGTGCAACCAGTGCGCCCTGGTCTGCCCGCACGCCGCGATCCGCGCCAAGGTCTACGACAGCGGCGATCTGGCCGCGCCGCCGGTCACCTTCAAGTCGACGGCCTACCGGGGGACCGACTTCAAGGGGAAGCTCTACACCATCCAGGTGGCGCCGGAGGACTGCACCGGCTGCAATCTGTGCGTCAACGTCTGCCCCGCCAAGGACCGGACCAACCCGAAGCACAAGGCGATCAATATGGAGCAGCAGGCGCCGCTGCGCGACGCGGAGCGGGACAACTACGACTTCTTCCTGGCGCTGCCCGAGACGCAGCGAACCGAGGTGGCGCGGCTGGACCACAAAGGCTCACAGCTGCTGGAGCCGCTGTTCGAGTACTCCGGCGCATGCAATGGATGCGGAGAGACTCCCTACCTGAAGCTGCTCACGCAGCTGTTCGGGGACCGGCTGCTGATCGCGAATGCCACAGGCTGCTCCTCTATCTATGGCGGCAACCTGCCGACGACCCCGTACACCACCAACCGCGAAGGGCGCGGGCCGGCCTGGTCGAACTCGCTGTTCGAGGACAACGCGGAGTTCGGCCTCGGCTTCCGGCTGGCGCTCGACGCCCAGAAGGCCGCGGCGCGCTTCCTGG
The genomic region above belongs to Candidatus Polarisedimenticolia bacterium and contains:
- the nifJ gene encoding pyruvate:ferredoxin (flavodoxin) oxidoreductase, with translation MSPKRHMTVDANEAAASVAFRLSEVIAIYPITPSSPMAELCDEWASRGKTNLWGAKPEIAEMQSEGGAAGAVHGALQAGALATTFTASQGLLLMIPNMYKIAGELTCFTMHVTARTLATHALSIFGDHSDVMACRQIGFAMLCSNSVQEAHDLAAVAHAATLESRVPFMHFFDGFRTSHEVAKIEAIEDDVLRALAPEAAILGHRARALTPDRPVLRGTAQNPDVFFQAREAANSFYDALPGIVQKTMDAFAKATGRHYGLFDYIGHPAAERVIVLMGSGAETVHETVDELTGKGEKVGVLKVRLYRPFSRTAFLAALPKSVRALAVLDRTKEPGALGDPLYLDVMTALGEARAEGALPFAKDPVVVAGRYGLSSKEFTPAMVKAVFDQLSESSPRRHFTIGIVDDVTHTSIPWDESFRIQPKDVGSALFYGLGSDGTVGANKNSIKILGEETDRYVQGYFVYDSKKSGAITVSHLRSSPRPIRSAYLVERAGFVACHQFEFVDKIDMLEHAAEGAVFLLNAPGDPGRVWDALPREVQDQMIDKRIRFHVIDAYALAKSAGMGGRINTIMQTCFFAISGVLPKDEAIAQIKKAIEKSYGKRGPEVVKRNCEVVDQALAHLHEVPVPGAATASRRRPPLVSEKAPDFVQKVTAVMLAGKGDLLPVSAFPVDGTWPTGTAKWEKRNLALEIPVWDTKVCIQCNQCALVCPHAAIRAKVYDSGDLAAPPVTFKSTAYRGTDFKGKLYTIQVAPEDCTGCNLCVNVCPAKDRTNPKHKAINMEQQAPLRDAERDNYDFFLALPETQRTEVARLDHKGSQLLEPLFEYSGACNGCGETPYLKLLTQLFGDRLLIANATGCSSIYGGNLPTTPYTTNREGRGPAWSNSLFEDNAEFGLGFRLALDAQKAAARFLVQHLAAKLGDTLVNELLEADQGTEAGILAQRERVKALRAALAGLDLPEARRLDSLADSLVKKSVWLVGGDGWAYDIGFGGLDHVLSGRWDVNVLVLDTEVYSNTGGQQSKATPLGASAKFAAAGKPVGKKDLGLQATMYGHVYVARVAFGAKMAQTTQALLEAEAYPGPSLIIAYSHCIAHGYDMAQGAAQQKLAVDSGVWPLYRFDPRRLVKGEPPLHLDYAAPTAKVADYMRNESRFRMVERADPKRFKHFLEEAQKQARRRYSVYQQLAGISVPLDEPTTEAAATVTAPAPAAGVAQPPSPAASVPPSGAPITPEGTKP